Proteins encoded within one genomic window of Balneolaceae bacterium:
- the recA gene encoding recombinase RecA, with translation MASSKNDRQKAIDIAIGQIEKQHGKGTVMRLGDQTDNEVPTISTGSIMVDYALGVKGIPRGRVTEIYGPEASGKTTLALQVIAEAQKAGGYAAFIDAEHAFDPKYARNLGINTDELLISQPDSGEQALEITETLIRSGALDVIVIDSVAALVPRAELEGEMGDSHMGLQARLMSQALRKITGVVSKTRTACVFINQVREKIGVMFGNPETTTGGRALKFYSSVRIEIRRIGSIKKGDEVMGNRTKVKIAKNKVAPPFKVVEFNILYGKGISRTSEILDLAVEYDIIEKRGSWYRYDGEPIGQGTDAAMQFLEEEEELCNNIEKTVRKKLMPSEDEEEKADEKEKEKETAEQDE, from the coding sequence ATGGCATCATCCAAAAACGACAGACAAAAAGCGATTGACATTGCAATCGGTCAAATTGAGAAACAGCATGGAAAAGGAACCGTCATGCGCCTCGGAGACCAGACAGATAACGAGGTCCCTACCATTTCTACAGGTTCCATTATGGTGGATTATGCCCTGGGTGTAAAAGGAATACCGAGGGGACGTGTTACAGAAATTTACGGTCCCGAAGCAAGTGGTAAAACAACCCTCGCCTTGCAGGTGATAGCTGAAGCCCAAAAAGCGGGTGGTTATGCAGCATTTATTGATGCCGAGCACGCCTTTGATCCAAAATATGCACGAAACCTGGGAATTAATACGGATGAACTTTTAATTTCACAACCCGATAGTGGTGAACAGGCACTTGAAATTACTGAAACCCTGATTCGTTCAGGTGCCCTGGATGTGATTGTGATTGACTCTGTTGCTGCCTTGGTTCCACGTGCTGAATTGGAAGGTGAAATGGGTGATTCTCACATGGGTCTCCAGGCACGATTGATGTCCCAGGCCCTTCGTAAAATTACCGGCGTGGTTAGCAAAACCCGCACGGCTTGTGTATTTATAAATCAGGTTCGGGAGAAAATTGGCGTGATGTTTGGAAATCCGGAAACCACAACAGGCGGACGTGCCCTGAAATTCTACTCCTCTGTTCGAATTGAAATCCGGCGAATTGGTTCCATCAAAAAAGGTGATGAAGTGATGGGGAACCGAACCAAGGTAAAAATTGCCAAAAACAAAGTAGCTCCACCTTTTAAAGTGGTTGAGTTTAATATTCTTTACGGCAAAGGTATTTCCCGTACATCTGAAATTCTGGACCTGGCCGTTGAATATGACATTATTGAAAAACGAGGGAGTTGGTATCGATACGATGGTGAACCAATTGGACAGGGGACTGATGCCGCCATGCAGTTCCTTGAAGAGGAAGAAGAGTTATGCAATAATATTGAAAAAACTGTTCGCAAAAAATTGATGCCTTCTGAGGATGAAGAAGAAAAAGCAGACGAGAAGGAGAAAGAAAAAGAAACCGCTGAACAGGATGAATAA
- a CDS encoding amidohydrolase gives MTTDLQNTIQKKADEYFEYMVQIRRHLHKNPEVSFKEFDTTDYVLHELKKMKIETQRPMETGCLGIIRGDDSDRVIALRTDIDALPMDEVGEAKSEFISERPGAAHCCGHDGHTANLLGTAKILTDLKDQIDGTIVLIFQPGEEKLPGGGRKLTETGALQKLGVQEVYGLHTNPNYMPGQVAVKPGPLMACTVEFDVTIHGKGGHAAAPHTAVDPIVLASQIITQFQTIVSRSMDPTEPAVITVGKIEAGSAFNVIPENARMLGTVRAFSMETARFIKNRMEEVIKGATDGAGATYTFEFVEGYPAVINDEAVYGKCSFSRKKHIRR, from the coding sequence ATGACAACTGATTTACAAAACACAATACAAAAAAAAGCGGACGAATATTTTGAGTATATGGTTCAAATCCGGAGGCATCTCCACAAAAATCCGGAGGTAAGTTTTAAAGAGTTTGATACGACTGATTACGTTCTCCATGAACTCAAAAAAATGAAGATTGAAACTCAGCGTCCGATGGAGACCGGTTGCTTAGGGATTATAAGGGGGGATGATTCAGATCGTGTGATTGCTCTGAGAACAGATATAGATGCACTGCCGATGGATGAGGTGGGTGAGGCGAAGTCTGAGTTTATTTCTGAGCGACCCGGTGCCGCCCATTGCTGCGGCCATGACGGACATACTGCTAATCTTCTCGGCACAGCAAAAATTTTAACGGATTTGAAAGATCAGATTGACGGAACTATTGTTTTGATATTTCAGCCGGGAGAAGAGAAACTGCCGGGCGGAGGGCGAAAACTGACCGAGACGGGAGCTTTGCAGAAATTGGGAGTTCAGGAAGTGTACGGACTTCATACAAATCCAAATTATATGCCGGGTCAGGTGGCCGTAAAACCGGGTCCGCTCATGGCTTGTACGGTTGAATTTGATGTGACCATTCATGGAAAAGGCGGACATGCCGCGGCGCCTCATACGGCAGTGGACCCAATTGTGTTGGCGTCTCAAATTATTACACAGTTTCAAACCATTGTGAGTCGCTCAATGGATCCAACCGAACCAGCAGTGATTACCGTTGGAAAAATTGAAGCGGGTTCGGCGTTTAATGTGATTCCTGAAAATGCCAGGATGCTGGGAACTGTTCGGGCCTTCTCTATGGAAACTGCCCGATTCATCAAAAATAGGATGGAGGAGGTTATTAAAGGAGCAACGGATGGAGCCGGTGCTACTTATACATTTGAATTTGTTGAAGGATATCCGGCTGTAATTAATGATGAAGCAGTGTACGGAAAATGTAGTTTCAGCCGCAAAAAGCATATTAGGCGATGA
- a CDS encoding regulatory protein RecX, with the protein MNKIQRASGNTQSEIEKKLPLSVTKITVQKKNQDRYSLFHDKLFLIGISRKTKNDFSIEEGVSLTPSLFRQLKDAEDLVAIREACFRYLSRRDHSSFELRQKVEKKGYSKNDIEQVVQNLADKGYLNDESFAAKFVEEKTELNQWGPKKIKSHLYRKGIDRKIIDKVLSQKTDNLQQQQICVDLVMKRKRHFLREKDKYKQKQKIYRYLAGRGFSGSVIKKSLPRITDKLHA; encoded by the coding sequence ATGAATAAAATTCAACGGGCATCCGGAAATACGCAATCAGAGATTGAGAAAAAGCTCCCGCTGTCCGTCACAAAAATTACCGTTCAGAAAAAGAATCAGGACAGATACTCTCTTTTTCATGATAAACTGTTCCTGATTGGTATCAGCCGGAAAACAAAAAATGATTTCTCGATTGAAGAAGGCGTCTCACTGACGCCTTCTCTGTTTCGACAGCTGAAAGATGCTGAAGATTTGGTTGCTATTCGTGAAGCCTGTTTCCGGTATTTATCAAGACGGGATCATTCCTCATTTGAGCTCAGGCAGAAAGTTGAAAAAAAAGGGTATAGTAAAAATGATATTGAACAAGTCGTTCAAAATTTGGCAGATAAAGGATATTTGAATGATGAATCATTTGCCGCAAAGTTTGTTGAAGAGAAAACCGAACTCAATCAATGGGGACCAAAAAAAATTAAGTCTCACCTCTACAGAAAAGGAATTGACCGAAAAATTATCGATAAAGTTCTGTCCCAAAAAACCGACAATTTACAGCAACAGCAGATTTGTGTAGATTTGGTGATGAAACGAAAGCGTCATTTCTTGAGAGAGAAAGACAAATACAAACAAAAACAGAAAATTTATCGATATCTTGCAGGACGCGGATTCTCTGGTTCTGTAATCAAGAAATCTTTACCCCGTATTACGGATAAACTCCATGCTTAG
- a CDS encoding M20/M25/M40 family metallo-hydrolase yields the protein MMKQCTENVVSAAKSILGDENVINLKKPVMAGEDFAFYQQEFPGTFFFLGTGSDEADSKWSWHHPRYNIDERAFKTGAALMAGLALGA from the coding sequence ATGATGAAGCAGTGTACGGAAAATGTAGTTTCAGCCGCAAAAAGCATATTAGGCGATGAGAATGTAATCAACCTGAAAAAACCGGTGATGGCGGGCGAGGATTTTGCTTTTTACCAGCAGGAATTTCCCGGCACGTTTTTCTTTTTGGGAACCGGGAGTGATGAAGCCGATTCAAAATGGAGCTGGCATCATCCAAGATATAATATCGATGAACGGGCGTTCAAAACCGGTGCGGCTCTGATGGCTGGTCTGGCGTTGGGAGCTTAA
- a CDS encoding helix-turn-helix transcriptional regulator, with product MDEKRRKELEAKGFQIGSAADFLELAPEEEAFIEIHLELSGLIKSQRKKIGWTQEQLASAIGSSQSRIAKMEAGDSGITLDLMMKALLKLGVSKQEIGKLLEGSLESV from the coding sequence ATGGATGAAAAAAGACGAAAAGAACTGGAAGCAAAAGGATTTCAGATAGGATCTGCGGCAGATTTTTTAGAACTCGCCCCTGAAGAGGAAGCATTCATTGAAATTCATTTGGAACTTAGCGGTCTGATCAAATCCCAAAGAAAAAAGATTGGGTGGACACAAGAACAGCTTGCTTCAGCGATTGGATCCAGCCAATCCAGAATTGCAAAAATGGAAGCCGGAGATTCCGGCATTACGCTGGACTTAATGATGAAAGCCTTGCTCAAATTAGGTGTATCGAAACAGGAGATTGGGAAATTGCTTGAGGGGAGTTTGGAGTCTGTTTGA
- a CDS encoding Gfo/Idh/MocA family oxidoreductase has translation MSNLPKKLGIGIVGLGVISYQHARSTLNTENAELIAASSRTEENRENFSKEFDVRLYADYDEMLKQDDIDAISICTPSGTHLDFGIKAAEAGKHVIVDKPIEVSVDRGQRLIESCENNGVKLAVIYQNRYSDAVLKLKDAVDSGKIGKPVMARGTVKWFRSQDYYSDSGWRGTLDLDGGGALINQSIHTIDLLIWILGDLKCVFGLKDTLTHEGIEAEDNLVATLQFVNGMLGQFEASTSIVPPQPRTIEINGSKGTAILKGDEFQLISNDGETSDDFSQQTDDTFFVKQYRKIVNAILKGDQPPVSGPEALKSLAAVEAIYDSCRQHTAVNPSKYISEDYQFSKNLYS, from the coding sequence ATGAGTAATCTACCTAAAAAATTAGGAATAGGAATTGTTGGACTGGGGGTGATCTCTTATCAACACGCTCGGTCAACTTTGAATACAGAAAATGCGGAATTGATCGCCGCAAGCAGCCGGACGGAAGAGAACAGGGAAAATTTTTCCAAAGAGTTTGATGTACGGCTGTATGCTGATTATGATGAGATGCTAAAGCAGGATGATATTGATGCGATAAGCATCTGTACGCCAAGTGGAACTCATCTCGATTTTGGAATCAAAGCGGCAGAGGCGGGTAAGCATGTCATCGTTGATAAACCTATTGAAGTTTCGGTGGACCGCGGGCAGAGGTTGATTGAAAGTTGTGAGAATAATGGTGTGAAACTCGCGGTCATTTATCAAAACCGGTACTCTGATGCCGTTTTGAAATTGAAAGATGCGGTCGATTCAGGTAAAATTGGGAAACCGGTGATGGCCCGCGGAACGGTAAAATGGTTTCGCTCTCAGGATTATTATTCCGATTCCGGTTGGCGCGGAACTCTGGATCTGGATGGCGGTGGCGCGTTGATCAATCAATCCATCCACACCATAGATCTTTTGATCTGGATACTTGGCGATCTGAAATGTGTGTTTGGTTTGAAGGATACGTTGACTCACGAAGGAATTGAGGCAGAAGACAATTTGGTGGCTACACTGCAGTTTGTCAACGGAATGCTCGGACAGTTTGAGGCATCCACATCTATTGTACCACCGCAGCCCCGAACCATAGAGATTAACGGTTCGAAAGGAACGGCGATATTAAAGGGGGATGAATTTCAGTTGATTTCTAATGATGGTGAGACCTCCGATGATTTTAGCCAGCAAACAGATGACACCTTTTTTGTGAAGCAATACAGAAAAATTGTTAATGCTATTTTGAAGGGAGATCAACCGCCTGTCTCGGGACCGGAAGCGTTGAAATCATTAGCGGCAGTGGAAGCGATCTATGATTCTTGCAGACAGCACACTGCAGTAAACCCTTCGAAATACATATCTGAGGATTACCAGTTTTCAAAAAACCTTTATTCGTAG
- a CDS encoding YciI-like protein, translated as MHYLLIYNLAPDYLERRGEFRDEHLKIAWNSSENGKLILGGALQDPSDQAYLLFEDESPKSAEEFANNDPYVKNGIVESWEVRPWMTVVGKDAANPVR; from the coding sequence ATGCATTACCTGTTAATCTACAACTTAGCCCCAGACTATCTCGAACGACGAGGCGAATTCCGCGATGAGCATCTTAAAATAGCTTGGAATTCCAGTGAAAATGGAAAACTGATTCTTGGCGGTGCACTTCAAGATCCTTCCGATCAGGCTTATCTTTTATTCGAAGATGAGTCGCCGAAATCCGCAGAAGAGTTCGCCAACAATGATCCGTATGTTAAGAATGGAATCGTTGAAAGCTGGGAAGTCCGTCCCTGGATGACGGTTGTGGGCAAAGATGCGGCAAATCCGGTAAGGTGA
- the mnmD gene encoding tRNA (5-methylaminomethyl-2-thiouridine)(34)-methyltransferase MnmD — protein sequence MPEKSSKPTIQKTGDGSTSLYSPTFDQLYHNPNGAVAESRHVFFETNGLLDAFQNMDSLNIFEVGFGTGLNLLLTLDYLREFKVETEIAYYSVEAFPIDADITEDFEFGDEPGLQKSLPMLRTVLQDIYPGMNRFQLTDQLSLHLWFGFFDDLFEEHEKSPIINHNIDFIFHDAFSPEVNEELWTPGVFKKLASISKDDAILSTYCAASAARAVMAVAGWKIARAQGALGKREMTVASLDEDKLESFKRVNEERLAERFEKG from the coding sequence ATGCCAGAAAAAAGCTCAAAACCAACCATCCAAAAAACCGGAGACGGCTCCACCTCTCTCTATTCTCCAACATTTGATCAGCTTTACCACAATCCAAATGGAGCCGTGGCCGAAAGCCGGCATGTTTTTTTTGAGACGAATGGCCTTTTGGATGCTTTCCAAAACATGGATTCCCTAAACATTTTTGAAGTTGGATTCGGAACGGGGTTGAACTTGCTTTTAACTCTGGACTATCTGCGTGAATTCAAGGTTGAAACAGAAATCGCGTACTACAGTGTAGAGGCCTTCCCAATTGATGCGGATATCACTGAAGATTTTGAATTTGGTGATGAACCCGGTCTTCAAAAATCCCTGCCGATGTTAAGAACCGTCCTGCAGGATATCTACCCGGGCATGAATCGTTTTCAACTAACAGATCAACTTTCACTGCACCTTTGGTTTGGTTTTTTTGATGATCTTTTTGAGGAGCATGAGAAATCGCCAATCATAAATCATAACATAGATTTTATTTTTCATGATGCATTCTCGCCTGAAGTCAACGAAGAACTCTGGACTCCAGGTGTGTTTAAAAAACTGGCTTCAATTTCTAAAGATGACGCTATTCTGTCCACCTATTGCGCCGCCTCAGCCGCCCGAGCTGTGATGGCCGTTGCCGGATGGAAAATCGCAAGAGCGCAAGGAGCCTTAGGAAAACGTGAGATGACAGTTGCTTCTCTTGATGAAGATAAACTGGAAAGCTTTAAACGCGTGAATGAAGAACGGTTAGCTGAACGGTTTGAGAAAGGGTGA
- a CDS encoding WbuC family cupin fold metalloprotein, whose product MSNLAFDNVSGDLFQLSEQMIKDGLKASRESERLRIILPIHRTQDARVQRMINFLQPGTYIRPHKHPLEHATESLVLIEGSIRFYTFDENGTVLTKIEINGEPFPGVIDIESKVWHSFIVLEENTILFECKKGPYDAENDKIFAEWSPEEGNNDVEKWMERFE is encoded by the coding sequence ATGTCAAACCTGGCATTTGATAATGTTTCCGGTGATCTGTTTCAGTTGTCTGAACAGATGATTAAGGATGGATTGAAGGCATCCCGAGAAAGTGAACGCCTTCGGATTATCCTGCCCATTCACCGGACACAGGATGCCAGAGTTCAGCGGATGATCAATTTTCTGCAGCCGGGAACCTATATTCGTCCTCATAAACATCCGCTTGAACATGCTACAGAATCATTGGTTTTGATTGAGGGAAGCATTCGGTTTTATACATTTGATGAGAATGGAACTGTACTGACCAAAATTGAAATAAATGGCGAACCATTTCCCGGGGTGATCGATATTGAATCAAAGGTCTGGCATTCGTTTATTGTTTTGGAAGAGAACACGATTTTATTTGAATGCAAAAAAGGTCCTTATGATGCAGAGAATGATAAAATCTTTGCAGAATGGTCACCCGAAGAAGGAAATAATGATGTGGAGAAGTGGATGGAAAGATTTGAATAA
- a CDS encoding DUF433 domain-containing protein, whose product MIKKSSNIVARNKEILGGTPVFKDTRVPVKALWDYLKAGDTVEEFLEDFPSVKRDQVIALLERAQKRVVPSK is encoded by the coding sequence ATGATCAAAAAGAGTTCAAATATCGTCGCGCGGAATAAAGAGATCTTGGGAGGAACTCCGGTTTTTAAAGATACACGGGTTCCTGTTAAAGCTCTTTGGGATTATCTGAAAGCCGGTGATACTGTTGAAGAATTTTTGGAAGACTTTCCTTCTGTAAAACGAGATCAAGTGATAGCACTTCTTGAACGAGCTCAAAAAAGAGTCGTTCCCTCCAAATGA
- a CDS encoding porin, with product MKPPVSTLFSLIVFFLLFPPGNVHSQSKLDVGGYLQTWYIYQKQDVLYTSMGNLPVLNVQRQETAGFRIRRARLTAKGSLNETFSISSWVELATETPSLLDFYVDAEISKTFTVRAGQIMMPGQSYDTSRRFSSKLPFFERPSITTKSSSLMGYNAFRDIGLMAYGQVGKLWYGVQISNGLGRFQQAGSSFSERDFGSGLYGGRIDVEVAKGLELGGHISTNQQRNLIQNGSEPLDINRTSWSLRASLDDLLIPRFFAQAELIHFKAKDDNWGIAADPEHQYKLSGFYLETGYRITQNWHVLGRYDEMNEEPDQSLVSATKLYSNQYTFGITRFIRDDQKEISRIHLNYSFGESGPMNLGESILVLVLQVKFIP from the coding sequence ATGAAACCCCCTGTATCCACTTTATTTTCTCTTATCGTTTTTTTTCTGCTTTTCCCACCTGGCAACGTTCACTCCCAGTCAAAACTTGATGTTGGCGGATACCTGCAAACCTGGTACATCTATCAAAAACAAGATGTTCTGTATACTTCAATGGGCAACCTCCCCGTGCTGAATGTTCAAAGACAGGAAACTGCCGGATTTAGAATTCGGCGTGCGCGTCTGACAGCTAAAGGCTCACTAAACGAGACATTTAGTATAAGCTCCTGGGTTGAACTGGCAACTGAAACTCCATCCCTGCTTGATTTTTATGTGGATGCAGAAATCTCAAAAACTTTCACAGTTCGCGCCGGTCAAATAATGATGCCGGGCCAATCGTACGATACCTCGCGACGATTTTCATCCAAATTACCCTTTTTTGAGCGTCCTTCTATCACCACGAAATCTTCCTCTTTGATGGGATATAACGCTTTTCGGGATATTGGTTTGATGGCATACGGACAGGTTGGAAAACTCTGGTACGGTGTGCAGATCAGCAACGGGTTAGGGCGATTTCAGCAAGCCGGATCCTCTTTTTCTGAGCGTGATTTTGGCAGCGGTTTATACGGCGGCAGAATTGATGTTGAAGTGGCGAAGGGCTTGGAATTGGGAGGGCATATCTCAACAAATCAACAGCGAAATCTAATTCAAAACGGTTCGGAACCTTTAGATATTAACCGAACTTCCTGGTCCCTGCGTGCTTCTTTGGATGACCTCCTCATTCCACGATTCTTTGCACAAGCGGAACTCATCCATTTCAAAGCTAAAGATGATAATTGGGGAATTGCTGCAGATCCAGAACATCAATACAAATTGTCGGGATTTTACCTGGAAACGGGCTATCGAATCACTCAAAACTGGCATGTTTTAGGCCGGTATGATGAAATGAATGAGGAGCCCGATCAATCACTTGTCAGTGCTACAAAATTGTATTCAAACCAATACACGTTTGGAATCACCCGGTTTATCCGCGATGATCAAAAAGAGATCTCCAGAATTCATCTGAATTACTCCTTTGGTGAATCCGGTCCGATGAATCTTGGTGAATCCATTCTCGTGCTCGTACTCCAGGTAAAATTTATTCCGTGA